TATAAAAACACGTTATTATCACAGTAaaactcagtaaaacacattaaaacacacagtaAAGTCTCCCCACCTCCTCGCACTCTTCCCTGGGGGCGTCTCGGCTCTCCAGCAGCTCGCAGAACTGCTCCAGGCTGACCGCCTCCTCCCCGCGGCCGAGCCGCTCCTCCAGCCAGCGGACCAGCGCACTCTCGTTGCGGGCCAGAGCCGACTCAGACACGGTCACCGCCGCCTCCCCGGCGCGGCCCGCCGCCTCCCTCAGCTTCACCTGCTCCATCAGGGCCTCGGGGGACGGCAGCCCCGAGCTCGGCACTGAAGCACCGCCAGCCCCCCTGGCCGAGCCGCCAGCCCCGGCTCCGCCGGCCCCGGAGGCCGGGCTACTGCCGCCGCCACCACCGCCGCCTCCGCCGTCCCCGAAGCCCGGGCtctccgcctccacgtcttcctcgTCTCCGCTGCCGGCGCCGGCAGCACCGCTGCAGCCGCCGCTCTCCGCGTTCCCCATGCCGTAGCGCGGCCTCGGGCTCTCGCTCGGTGTGGACTCCGGTTCGGTCCGTGTTTCCCGGCTCCGCTCTGCTCTCAGAACCGATGTCCGGGGCAGGCCGCTGATGTCACTCTCGTCACCCGAACTCCGGCTCTTCCGCGGGGCTCGCTCTGCTAACGCTCGCCCCCTAACGCCCACCTCCAGCACTGCAGGCCGCGAGGCCTCTGATTCAGTTTAACGAACCGCTTCATTCATCAGCTTCTATTACTGATCTACATTATACTAGTGCAcaccaaaaaaatagaatatcattgaaaaattatttattttcagtaatgtattacacacagagtgatttttgTACTCAAAATAGTACAAATTTAAAATGGTACAAAGCTTGtgtctggggctgtaccttatctTTATGTACAATAGAGCATATCtcaataaaagtcttttttttgtatccatgtttttttttttttgtaccagtaaagattataaatattatcatcaactgaatatgtgtcaaaaacctgatgatccaaaattgtctggctttcaaataaaaaaatgtataatcaaaatatatattttttattagtacagtgattcagaatacagaatgttaatttctgttaataaatctCTACTTCCTGCTGATAGGAAAGACATTGTACTTCAGTGGGAACAAATCTGGCTGAACACATCTAATGAAAAGTGCACACCTTTGAGTCCAAGAAAGTAtatatatcgtacctctgttttttagtgtgtagaCACTGTGGTCATACTAATCTTTAataatctactgttttttttttttgtttagcttggtcaggttcATCATGCTTGTAAACCAGCCAAACCATcaaaaaaacacaatcaaaaacaTGCCCAATACTGCTCCAGAGCTAAAACGGCCAACCAGCATATCCAGTTTAACCAGTTTAAACTGATTATTTGTTTCAGCCTGTATTTCAGCAGCATGGGAAGGAAGTTCACAGATTCAGTTCATTGCCCGACTCGATTCTCTGAACCGATTCTTTTGAACGGGCAGTTCTGAGCGCGGTTCATTGATTTAGTAATCGtttccggtgttctgtcgagttatgctacccatcgacatgtgcttctttacggcattgcgcatgcgctgaccaacattttttgttttgttttgttttcatgtttttcataattcctttttttttttttttttttttttggggagcATTAAAAACCTGCCCTAATgttaacaaaaaatgtaaataattaaattaataattaaaacataataataaactataaaactataaaaaaatgaatatgactttaaataataaatacggTGATTTAGTCTATCCACATTTACTGCCTAGGCTTCTGCTAAGAGGAATTTCTAATATGGTTTTAATAATGTgcttttttgtagttttacctttttataaattaaatactactagggtagcacggtttgacagggtagcacaactcgacgcAACACCGGAGCTGTAGGGGGATGTGAACAGTAGACCTGCTCTGACTGTGTTATtggtactgtattattatatactCAGTAATGCAGTATATCGGTGGTCGGTAATGCTGAGGTATCTGCTGGCTCTCTCCGCGGCGGGTTTAGCGCTGTGGTGGGCTCCGCAGGGCCGCTGGCTGCTGCAGTTCTCCCCTGCTGTAGACCCGGGCAGACTGCTGCACCAGCAGGAGCTCTCCCAGTACAGCGCAGCAGAGCCCAGTAAAGGACTGTACCTCTCCCTATTAGGGAGGGTGTTTGATGTGGGGAAGGGGCGCAAGCACTACGGACCTCAGGGGGGCTATCGCTTCTTCACAGGTCAGTTTCACCCACCATTCACCTTCCTGAAGACCCTCACAGCACTCCAGATAtagacagctctgaaaaatattaagagaccacttcagttcctgaatcagtttctctgatttagctatttataggtaaatgtttgagtaaaataaacattgttgtttttttctataaactacaggcaacatttcttccaaattctaaataaaaatattgtcatttagagcatttatttgcagatattgagaaatggctgaaataacaaaaaagatgcagagctttcggacctcaaacaatgcaaagaaaacaagttcatattcataaagttttaagagttcagtaatcaacatttggtggaataaagctgtttttaatcacagttttcatacatcgtggcatgttgtcctccaccagtcttacacactgcttctggataactttatgccactcctggtacaaacattcaagcagttcaacttgatttgatagcttgtgatcacccatctttctcttgattatattccagaggttttcaattaggtaaaatcaaagaaattcatcatttttaagtgctctgattttttttcagagctgtatatatatatatatatatatatatatatatatatatatatatatatatatatatatatatatatactagtgcaaaACAATGCAAGACAAATAACATTCTATTGGTTATTGTTAGAAAGTGGTCACTGGTCAGTTATTGTAATGAATGccatgttttctgtgtttttctttcaggTAGAGATGCATCAAAAGCCTTTGTGACGGGTGACTTTACTGAGGATGGCCTGACTGATGACGTGTCTGACCTTTCTCCAGCTCAGATAGTGGCACTCTACGACTGGCTGACTTTCTATCAAAAGGACTACACACCTGTGGGTATGATCCTTAAGACTGTAGaatatacattttcatttttacacttttcctttcCATGTTTCCAAAATGGCAGCTTtataagaaaaggaaaaaaacatcttaactttcaataagttgcaaaaaagttattttggattTAATGGTATATTTATCTCAGAAAAGGGTCAGATtgaaagtatgacaaaaatgggGAAAATGAAAGTACAAAGACTTTACCATATTTTTATGGTAGAAAAATGATCCCAAAGACCAAAGTCAAGACTGCCTAACTGAAAAACCTTGATTTATGATGCACCTGTggtcatatacagtaccagtcaaaagtttggatacaaaatcttattcagtgtttttctctatttatttatttaaattatgttttacattgaagaataatattaaagacataaaacaataaaggaacacatatggaattactgtacgaagtaaacaaaaaagtgtttgtcctccacaatctcctgagctaaacctgatgaactgagatggtgatttgaggtgatttgggatgagctggagcttaacagcttgaaggaaaagcagcaactattgttcagcacctccaggaacttcttccttcaagacgctgagaaaacttttccaggtgactctgcctcatgaagacactgagattaaaataccagtgTCTGtacttaaagataaaaaaatgtgctacttagaagagtCTAAAGTAtataacatattttggtttgtttaacacattttgatTGCAGAATAatgctgcatgtgttcctgtatagctttaatatagccttcaatatttaatttgcaatgtaaaaaaaaaatcacaaaaagagaaaaacacattgaatgagaagaggtgtgtccaaactattgactggtactcTAAATTTTGTAAATTGTAGACATGGCCATGATCTTTACATGATTGATATTTGGATAAATTAGATTGTATTCTTGTTGTTCCCAGTACTGTAGAAATGAGTGTCCCTGTTTCTTCAAGTTAATTTCAGTGcagttttctttatatttagtTCTAAACCCCCTCTGTGCTGCAGGCCGGCTGATTGGACGATTCTACACTGAGACTGGGGAGCCCACAGATGCTCTGCGGCAGGTGGAGGCCTCCTTGGCTGAGGGTCTGAGGCTGAAAGCCCAGGCTGAGGAGGAGAACCAGCAGTTTCCATCCTGTAACTCAGAGTGGAGCTCAACTAGCGGAGGACGCGTATGGTGCTCCACCAAAAGGTACTGCAGCTGACTGCTTAtacatactgtaccagtcaaaagtttggacacaccctaaaattctgtgttttttttttttttgttattttaaataaaaagtgtctcctcttgcttagatgacagctttatacTTCTTGGCATTTTCATGTTCATGCAGGTTCTTAAAAAGTCCTAAAATGTCCTAATTAAAATCTGGacaattaaggtcttaaatttactgcaaatttgctgtaggtattagcAGAGACCTAGCTAGCGTTAGTGGTAAGTTAACATGTTAaatttagcggcaagctagctaacatactaacataaaCTAGCTaaagtgagctagctaatgttaccagggatggaactaaggttagtggggagctagctaacattagcaatgagTTAGCTAGTATATTAACTtaagcagcaagctagctaacatactaacttaagCTAGCTTAAATGAGCTAACTTTACCaaggacagaactaaggttagcggatagctagctaacattagtggcgagttagctaacatactaactttagcggcgagttagctaacttACTTACTTAGCTAGCTTAAATGAGCTAGCTAATTTTaccagggacagaactaaggtaagcggagagctagctaacattagtggcgagttagctaacaaactaatattagcagcaagctagctaacatactaacctaAGCTAGGTTAAATGAGCTAGATAActttaccagggatagaactacgTTTAATAgacagctagctaactttactggggagagaactaaaaaaaatgactacatttttgggtcttaaattatatttattgaggtcttaaaaaggtcttaaaaagccactgtaaacatctaatccagggagagaactaaggttagcagagagctagctaatattagtgatgagctagctaacatattaactttagcagcgagctagctaacatgctaactatagctagctaaagcaagctagctaacgttaccagggatataactaatgttagcagcaagctatctaacatactaattttatcaagcttaaacgagctagctaacgttaacagggatagaactaaggttagcggagaactagctaacgttagcggcaagttagctaacgttacctggGAGTGAACTAAAGAAATTATTACTTaatttttgggtcctaaattgtgtttattaaggttttaaaaaggtcttaaaaagcattaaatttgacttttagaATGGTCCAAGAACCttgatttatgaggtagagtcacgggttagctaacatattaacttaaGTGGCGagctagcatactaacattagctagctaaagaGAGCTAGCAAACATTATGAGGgataaaactaaggttagcggaacattagtggcgagttagctaacatactaacaataGCAGCAAGCTAATTAacgttagcaacaagctagcttactttaccagggatagaaggttagtgaagagctagctaacattagcagcgagttaactaacatactaacgtcagcggaaagttagctaacgttaccagggagtgaactaaagaaattatgacttTATTTTGGGGTCctgaattgtatttatttaggtCTTATAATGTACATATAATTATATgaacactgtctggccaaaaaaaaaggtctcacactcttaatatttaattggaccgcctttagctttgattgctgcacgcattcactgtggcattgtttcaataagcttctgcaatgtcacaagatttatttcaatccagtgttgcattaatttttcactaagtccttgcagcattgatgatggtagagtctgaccactgcacgaagccttctccagcacatcccaaagattctcaatgaggttaaggtctggattctgtggtgaacaatacatatgtgaaaatgatgatctcatgctccctgaatcactatttcacaatttcagcaccatgaatcctgacattgtcatcttggaataagtCTGTGTCATTTTTGGCCAGAAAGTGTATATCACACAAAGTTGGAGTATTTGATGAACTGGCATCTTAGTGAGCATTAGAATTTGCCTGGGataaaattatacattatttttttttaaatatgttttcttcCACAGTGGTGGTGTCCACAGAGACTGGACTGGGGTTCCCAGAATGCTCTTCTCACCAGGCTCAGGACacactcgctgtgtgtgtgtgcaaccaGATGCTCAAAAGCAATCAAATAATCCAAATCTGAAGGAGTATAAGGACTGTTCAACCCATGCAGAATCCTGCCTCCTTAGCCAGGACTGAGAAAGTAAAGTGGGGCGGACGTTTGACCTCTAGTGGTACTTCTACAACTCCTTCATCTATTAAGCTGAATGACTCTGCAACAATTTATTACCTCCAGATAAGTGTATATTTAACCAAGTTTATAGCGTCAACTACACAGTATGTTCATGTTACTTTTTACTTCATGTTAACTTGTGCTCTGCTCTCAAGTATGTTTTTATTTGTGAGTAAAAGAAGAGAGACAAGACaagttttctttgattttttttttaattgtctgacCTTAATGTAAAGTTGTCCTCCCTTTCTTGAAAAGGATACTAGAGGAAGTGACAGGCTAAATATCTGAGCATACAGATACGATACAGTGTGCATAAAAGATCCAACAGAGGCGAGAATTCTTTTTTaggtttgacaaaaaaaaaaaaagaaaaagcacaaaCTGCATTTAAGTACAAAACAGTTGTAGTGGTCAAAAATATTATACAATTAACTGTACAATTTAAGATTACCTAACATTACGAACTGTGGACTGGCCTtcttcaaccccgtcacattcacCTCGCAAAACACGAtcagaaatgtatatattaaaaaaaatgataaagtgCAGCTGTTTAGCGTTGAGAATTTAAAACGAATGTAGCTTGACTTCACGCAAATTTtagacacttaaaaaaaaaaaaaaaaaaaaaaaacacttgatccATCAAAACTTACTTGCAggccaaaaggaaaaaaaaatatatatataaatggaatGTAATCCTTTGGTGATCACATGAATAAAGCATGATTATGACCGTGATAAAatgatatatgtgtatatatgcatAGTAGGCAACTGATCATACCtctgcataaaaaaacaaaacaaaaccaacgTTAATAAGAATATCACTCTCTGGCTTCATACGAAAGATTTTTGCTTTTCTTAATTCTTAGATCGGTATAGAAAAGGAGACTTAGCTCAACAGCGAGTGTTTTAATTAGTATGTAAAATGCTAAtggaagaataaaaataataaggtcCCTTAAAGACTAACATCGATCGCAGGACACAATGACGCACAGTCAAAAGGTTAGATCACAGAAGGCGGCAGAAGAAGCAAATTCATATTTATGCTTAAATGCAGATGTAGTCAAGTCAACGTTGTGTTGTAATtaaacttattattttaaaaaattgttgcacccagaagaatttttttttctaactattcagaaggaagataaaggttaccaggaacaatagaTTACAAAAAATTAACTGACATGGGCAATATTTACTGaggtacacatacagaagtataaCCAAATAATCTCCTACACACACCCCTacagcaaaatctgcaggaactgcatgagaatattcaagctgcattggATTAGTTATCACAGGActctattaggaacctctacaactctctccATGCTGGGATGTCTGGCAGATGTTGCAGCATTACTTCTGTACATGCatctaaataaatatgatcaaGAGTTCTAGCCCACATCAGTCCTCAAAACttgtaatcatttattgttccaggtagggctgcaaataatgattaatttggtagtcgactaatctgccaatTATTTATCCGATTAGTCAACAATCATTTCTGCCATTCCCTTCGTATTTGCTTGCTGTACGGCTTCTGTTTCTAGATTTCTCTGTTAgttcaaaatgatagaaacagctaaacattatatttaaatggcgtagaaatgtccagaacatttaaatgccatttaaatggaaaaaaaagagttgACTAAACTGGGTGATTGAGCACTATACTTGtttcccattgtgtttctgtccacaGTAATTTGTGAGGTGCTACAATTTAATTATTAGTCGTCAATAAACCTTTGgagtcgatttttttttttttatagtcgacattgttgattatatcgactaattgttgcagccctagttccaGGTTTTCTTTATCTTCATTCCCAAAAGCATTGCAATTAGGGCTGcacctaatgattattttggtagtcaactaattcGATTATTTTTCGATTAGTAATcgaatagtcgattagtcagcgattgtttctgccatgtcctccagctctaaaaacaatagaaaccgCTGaagatgagatttaaaaggcatttaaatgtctggatgttgtttaaaaatggcaagtactgatatttagtgagtaaatatgtaattaccgattagtcaacgattaaaTTTGTAGTAAATTTTGAATAATTAACATTgccgattatatcaactaatcgttgcagccctaattgcaATCTCTTCTGGATGCAACCATATTTTTAAAGATCAAAATCCTGCAGGTCTGCTTCTCCAGACCTTCGGAGGTCTACAAAAACGGTAAAGGTACAGAAATGCTTGTTCTGGTATAAGAAATAAAATCCACACATGCCCGGCAAGCACGATTAAGGCTTTATACTGTCTGTAGAGACGACCACTGAACCTACTGGACACCTCAGCTTAGATCCCTTCATCTCCAGCAGCAAGGATCGCGAGAAATGCTTGGTATAAATGGTGTTGATTTTATAAAAATGTCGACTTCATCACTTCATTAAATGTGCAGTTATAGTTCATGTCTACAGATGCTTGATCCCTCCCTCCCCCAAACCCTCATTTTCTGATATATCCACAGGCCTGTACGGTACAAACACCTATCTTAGGTCTACATGGTCTACAAACTGCACTTCTGTAGCATTCCACTACTCTGAATGTTTGATCGTTGGGTAGATGTTGGTGCtagaacatacatacagtacGTTGTTATGGTTGATTCTGTCAGAAAAAAGACTGACTGCATTAGTAGTAAAAAGCTGCAGtccatacatttttttattccaaCGGCTCTATTCACATCTACCCCTTttacttattctctctctttttcttcactTTCTACACATTCTTCTCATCCACCATGTCCAGTTTAGTGTGCGTCTGTTCTGGTAGGTCAGGCCCTTCTCCCTTACGGCTCACGTCACGTGTTAGGACACTCCACCCAGCGTTAGCACGTCGAAGCAGATGTCGCAGACGCGGACAGGCTTGTTCAGGTCAAATTTGATGATGGGAATCTCCTTGATAGAGCACTTGTGGCACAGCAGGCGGCCACAGTGGCGGCTGttagaaaaagaagcagaaagaatgAAACGAatgaagttttgaagtttggaGAGATAGAAGAAAGAAGTGCAATAAGGTGTTTAAAGACCGTTTTAAAACAATGGCAACATGCAGTCACATACCAGTGATGCTTTCT
This genomic interval from Astyanax mexicanus isolate ESR-SI-001 chromosome 1, AstMex3_surface, whole genome shotgun sequence contains the following:
- the LOC103026003 gene encoding neuferricin, which gives rise to MLRYLLALSAAGLALWWAPQGRWLLQFSPAVDPGRLLHQQELSQYSAAEPSKGLYLSLLGRVFDVGKGRKHYGPQGGYRFFTGRDASKAFVTGDFTEDGLTDDVSDLSPAQIVALYDWLTFYQKDYTPVGRLIGRFYTETGEPTDALRQVEASLAEGLRLKAQAEEENQQFPSCNSEWSSTSGGRVWCSTKSGGVHRDWTGVPRMLFSPGSGHTRCVCVQPDAQKQSNNPNLKEYKDCSTHAESCLLSQD